From the genome of Yersinia enterocolitica, one region includes:
- a CDS encoding HTH-type transcriptional regulator SgrR (activates sgrS under glucose-phosphate stress conditions), translated as MSASRLQQQFIRLWQRFNGQPTETTLQELADVLSCSRRHVRSLLGSMQQEGWLSWQAEAGRGKRSQLAFLYSGLALQQQRAEELLEQDHIDQLVQLVGDKKAVRQMLLSQLGRSFRQGKHILRVLYYRPLQNLLPGTALRRSETHMVRQIFNGLTRINEENGELEPDLSHHWQAISPLHWRFYLRPAIHFHHGRELEMDDVISSLTRLIPQPLFSHITAVRSPTPYVIDIHLSCPDHWLPWLLGSVHAMILPQEWENQPDFRRHPIGTGPYSVIRNHHNQLKIQAFDNYFGFRALIDEVNIWVLPELSEELVYSGVQLQADDTSKNELESRLEEGCYFLLFDQRSPQTSNPEIRRWLCELITPVALLSHADPFYQRYWSPAYGMLPRWHHNRLTTLEPKPAGLTELTLTFYSEHSEFDAISQTLTTLLAAHGVTLVIQVLDYVSWYQGDAQSDIWLGSANFYLPLEFSLFATLYELPLLQHCLDEKLHQDVELWRNNTLPMADWSQRLVSQNQFHPLFHHWLELYGQHSMRGVRMNTLGWFDFKSAWFTPPEG; from the coding sequence ATGTCTGCCTCACGTCTACAACAGCAGTTTATTCGCCTCTGGCAACGTTTTAATGGCCAGCCGACGGAAACCACCTTGCAGGAGCTGGCAGACGTGCTCAGTTGTTCACGCCGCCATGTACGATCCTTGCTGGGTAGCATGCAACAAGAGGGTTGGCTAAGCTGGCAGGCTGAAGCGGGTCGCGGTAAACGCTCACAACTGGCCTTCCTCTACTCCGGGTTGGCACTGCAACAACAGCGGGCCGAAGAGCTGCTGGAACAGGACCATATCGATCAGTTAGTGCAGTTGGTAGGGGATAAAAAAGCAGTGCGCCAAATGCTGCTATCCCAGTTGGGACGCAGTTTCCGCCAAGGAAAACACATCCTGCGGGTGCTCTATTATCGCCCGCTACAAAACCTGCTGCCCGGTACCGCGTTGCGCCGCTCCGAAACGCATATGGTGCGGCAGATTTTTAATGGCCTGACACGCATAAATGAGGAAAATGGGGAACTGGAACCGGATTTATCCCATCACTGGCAAGCTATTAGCCCGTTGCATTGGCGTTTTTATTTGCGCCCTGCCATCCATTTTCACCATGGGCGTGAACTGGAAATGGATGATGTCATCAGCAGCCTGACCCGGCTGATTCCGCAGCCCCTGTTCTCTCATATCACCGCCGTGCGCTCACCAACGCCCTATGTGATTGATATCCATCTAAGTTGCCCGGATCACTGGTTGCCATGGTTGTTGGGTAGTGTTCACGCCATGATTTTGCCGCAAGAATGGGAGAATCAACCCGACTTCCGCCGCCATCCTATTGGTACCGGCCCCTACTCGGTGATTAGAAATCACCATAATCAGTTGAAGATACAGGCTTTTGATAACTATTTTGGTTTCCGCGCACTGATTGATGAGGTCAATATCTGGGTGCTACCTGAGTTGTCTGAGGAGCTGGTTTATTCCGGTGTGCAATTGCAGGCTGACGATACCAGTAAAAACGAGCTGGAAAGTCGGCTGGAGGAAGGCTGCTATTTTTTACTGTTTGATCAGCGATCGCCTCAGACCAGTAACCCAGAGATCCGCCGCTGGTTGTGTGAGTTGATAACACCGGTCGCCCTGCTCAGCCATGCAGATCCTTTCTATCAACGCTACTGGTCACCGGCCTACGGCATGCTGCCCCGCTGGCATCACAACCGGCTAACTACCCTTGAGCCAAAGCCCGCAGGGCTGACCGAATTGACGCTGACATTTTACAGCGAGCATTCCGAATTTGACGCCATCAGCCAAACATTAACCACATTGTTGGCCGCACACGGCGTCACACTGGTGATACAAGTGCTGGATTATGTCAGTTGGTATCAGGGCGATGCACAGAGTGATATCTGGCTTGGCAGCGCGAATTTCTATCTGCCACTGGAGTTCTCCCTGTTTGCCACCCTGTACGAACTGCCGCTACTACAACATTGTTTGGATGAAAAACTGCATCAGGATGTTGAATTATGGCGAAATAATACCCTGCCGATGGCGGATTGGAGCCAACGGTTGGTTAGCCAGAATCAATTCCACCCGCTGTTCCATCATTGGTTAGAATTATATGGGCAGCACAGTATGCGCGGGGTGCGCATGAACACGCTCGGCTGGTTTGATTTCAAATCGGCCTGGTTTACCCCACCAGAGGGCTAA
- a CDS encoding thiamine ABC transporter substrate binding subunit, producing MFKRIIPCLFLLSAAAVAADKPTLTVYTYDSFAADWGPGPAIKKAFEAECDCQLKFVALEDGVSLLNRLRMEGKNSQADVILGLDNNLVQAAEQTGLFAPSQVDTANLTLPEKWQNKTFVPYDYGYFAFVYNKDKLKNPPKSLQELVDSKEPWKVIYQDPRTSTPGLGLMLWMQKVYGDKAPQAWQQLAKKTVTVTKGWSEAYGLFLKGEGDLVLSYTTSPAYHLIEEKKSNYAAANFSEGHYLQVEVAGLVASSKQPQLAQRFMQFIVTPAFQNHIPTGNWMYPVIKMDLPAGFETLTVPQKALQFDAKDVADNRGKWIQAWQSAVSH from the coding sequence GTGTTTAAACGCATTATTCCCTGCTTGTTTTTGCTATCTGCCGCTGCGGTGGCCGCCGATAAACCGACACTGACGGTTTACACCTATGACTCCTTTGCCGCCGACTGGGGTCCAGGGCCTGCGATTAAAAAAGCCTTTGAAGCCGAGTGTGATTGCCAGCTTAAATTTGTGGCGCTGGAAGACGGTGTTTCATTACTTAATCGCCTGCGGATGGAAGGTAAAAACAGTCAGGCTGACGTGATTTTAGGATTGGATAATAATCTGGTGCAGGCGGCAGAACAAACTGGATTATTCGCACCAAGTCAGGTGGATACCGCGAACCTTACTCTCCCGGAGAAGTGGCAGAATAAGACTTTCGTCCCGTACGATTATGGCTATTTCGCCTTTGTGTATAACAAAGATAAACTGAAAAATCCGCCAAAGAGCTTGCAAGAATTAGTTGATAGCAAAGAGCCGTGGAAAGTGATTTATCAAGACCCGCGCACCAGTACCCCGGGTCTTGGTCTGATGCTGTGGATGCAGAAAGTGTATGGTGATAAAGCGCCGCAGGCGTGGCAGCAACTGGCGAAAAAAACCGTCACCGTTACCAAGGGTTGGAGCGAAGCTTATGGCTTGTTCCTGAAAGGTGAAGGGGATTTGGTGCTGAGCTATACCACTTCCCCGGCTTATCATCTGATTGAAGAGAAGAAAAGCAACTATGCAGCGGCTAATTTTAGCGAAGGCCACTATCTGCAAGTCGAAGTCGCAGGCTTGGTTGCCTCGAGCAAACAGCCGCAACTGGCACAGCGCTTTATGCAATTTATTGTGACGCCAGCATTCCAGAACCATATTCCCACCGGTAATTGGATGTATCCGGTGATTAAAATGGATTTACCGGCTGGGTTTGAAACCCTTACCGTGCCGCAAAAAGCGTTGCAATTTGATGCTAAAGATGTGGCAGATAATCGCGGCAAATGGATTCAGGCATGGCAATCCGCCGTCAGCCACTGA
- the thiP gene encoding thiamine/thiamine pyrophosphate ABC transporter permease ThiP (permease; with TbpA and ThiQ functions in transport of thiamine and thiamine pyrophosphate into the cell; repressed in presence of exogenous thiamine): MAIRRQPLIPPWLWPGLLAALLIVGVALLAFTAIWRHAPAADWHSIWHDRYLWHVIRFTFWQAFLSALLSVIPAIFLARALYRRRFPGRQLMLRLCAMTLVLPVLVALFGILTVYGRQGWLATLFSWLGVDYRFSPYGLQGILLAHIFFNMPLATRLLLQSLESIAVEQRQLAAQLGMNGWQHLRWVEWPYLRRQILPTAALIFMLCFASFATVLSLGGGPQATTIELAIYQALSYDYDLGRAALLALIQLGCCLGLVVLSLRLNTVLAVGNTHSQIWRSQQDSYWSRISDTLLIGTALLLMVPPLLAVVIDGSNQTMLAVLQQTALWQAFFTSLTIAIGAGLLCVTLTMMLLWSSRELKLRQRMACGQALEVSGMVILAMPGIVLATGFFLLLNDTFGLPQSPYGLVILTNALMAVPYALKVLDNPMRDLAERYTPLCLSLDIRGWHRVRLIELRALKHPLAQALAFACVLSIGDFGVVALFGNEHFRTLPFYLYQQIGSYRSNDGAVTALLLLLLCFLLFTLIERLPSRHVKA, encoded by the coding sequence ATGGCAATCCGCCGTCAGCCACTGATCCCTCCATGGTTGTGGCCAGGGCTACTGGCTGCCTTACTGATAGTCGGTGTCGCCTTACTGGCGTTCACCGCTATCTGGCGTCACGCGCCTGCGGCAGACTGGCACAGTATCTGGCATGACCGCTATTTGTGGCATGTGATCCGCTTTACCTTTTGGCAGGCATTCTTATCCGCCCTGCTGTCAGTCATCCCTGCCATTTTCTTAGCGCGAGCCCTGTATCGCCGCCGCTTTCCCGGCCGACAACTGATGTTGCGTTTATGCGCTATGACACTGGTGCTACCGGTGTTAGTGGCGCTGTTTGGTATTCTGACGGTTTATGGCCGTCAGGGTTGGCTGGCGACCCTGTTTAGCTGGCTGGGGGTTGATTACCGCTTCTCACCTTATGGTTTACAGGGCATTTTGCTGGCGCATATCTTCTTCAATATGCCACTGGCGACTCGCTTGCTATTGCAGTCACTGGAAAGCATCGCCGTTGAACAACGCCAGTTAGCCGCACAACTGGGGATGAATGGCTGGCAGCACTTGCGCTGGGTTGAATGGCCCTATCTGCGCCGCCAAATTCTGCCAACCGCGGCGCTGATTTTTATGCTCTGTTTTGCCAGTTTTGCCACCGTGCTGTCACTGGGTGGCGGGCCGCAAGCCACCACTATCGAGTTGGCCATCTATCAGGCACTCAGTTATGACTACGATCTGGGGCGTGCGGCCTTATTAGCGCTAATCCAACTGGGTTGCTGTCTGGGTTTAGTGGTGCTAAGCCTGCGGTTAAACACAGTATTGGCGGTAGGTAATACTCACAGTCAAATCTGGCGTAGTCAGCAGGATAGCTATTGGTCTCGCATCAGCGACACCCTGTTAATTGGTACTGCTTTGCTATTGATGGTGCCGCCATTGCTAGCGGTAGTGATTGATGGCAGTAATCAAACTATGCTGGCGGTGCTACAACAAACTGCGCTATGGCAAGCCTTCTTTACCTCATTGACTATCGCTATCGGGGCGGGGTTGCTGTGCGTGACACTCACGATGATGTTGTTGTGGAGCAGCCGTGAACTGAAACTGCGCCAACGGATGGCCTGTGGGCAGGCACTGGAAGTCAGTGGTATGGTGATTCTGGCGATGCCGGGCATTGTCCTGGCGACCGGCTTCTTTTTATTGCTCAACGATACCTTTGGCTTGCCACAATCCCCTTACGGGCTGGTGATCCTCACCAACGCACTGATGGCTGTGCCCTACGCACTAAAAGTGTTGGATAACCCAATGCGGGATCTGGCTGAACGCTACACGCCGCTGTGTTTATCACTGGATATTCGTGGCTGGCACCGTGTGCGCCTGATTGAGTTAAGGGCACTAAAACACCCGCTGGCTCAAGCACTTGCCTTTGCCTGTGTGCTATCGATTGGTGATTTTGGTGTGGTGGCACTGTTTGGCAATGAGCACTTCCGCACGCTGCCGTTTTACCTTTACCAGCAGATAGGTTCTTATCGCAGCAACGACGGCGCAGTTACCGCCCTACTGCTGTTGTTACTCTGTTTCTTGCTGTTTACTCTTATTGAACGACTGCCGAGCCGCCATGTTAAAGCTTGA